In the Halorubrum ruber genome, AGGGATTCGAGAATTGGCTGAGGTGGCAAAACAGCTCCCAGAGGGAGTGACGTTTCGGTTCGTGGGTGACGGTCCGTTGTACAGTTGGCTCGAAACCGAACTTGCGAATGAAATTGCGACCGGAGACGCAGAATTAGCTGGATGGGTTGACCACAGTGACGTACCAGCAGAATTTAATAAGATGAAATTACTCGTGATGCCCTCGCACCCAACCGAAGGCCTTCCGACGACAATATTAGAAGCAATGGCATGTGGGACTCCTGTCTACGCGACACCAGTAGCAGGGGTCCCAGACGTTGTGAAGTCTCAAAAAACTGGGATGCTAATGAAAAGTCGGGACCCACAGCTCATCACGAGAGATATCTCTGAACTCTTGTGCCAGAACAATTTGGCGACAATGAGTAACCAAAGTCGTGGTTTGATCGAGGATAGATATAGCTTGGAAGAAGCTGTGAAACGATATCGTGGATTGCTTAGTTCCGTCAGAGGTTGACTGACGCAGGAAGTAGAGAGAAGACTTTCGCTCGAACTTGCTTGGAAATTCCGAGCAATACTAAGGCATATACACTTGCACCTAATCCAACGAGACCGATTGTCAGGTAGTTACTTGGGGGAGTATACGAGATGATTGGATAAAGGCCAAGCATCATTATCGTACTGGCAACAACCTGTTTTCCAACCTCCAGTATAGGGAATTCCACTCCACCTAAACGCAGAATTATTTCCCTCCAGCTAATTACAAAATATAATAAGCTTGATAATAGGGTCGCAGTCGCTGCTCCGTACCAGCTAAATTGATAGACTAATATTACATTCAGAACAACATTTGTGGTGATAAAAATGCCGTTAATCCTGAACGCGATATCCGGATAGTCAAGCGCATTTAGTGCGTTTAGGGCTTGACCTCCAAATGCGTGTACCATCCTGGCAGCGATTAAAATTACTAGAATCTCATTTCCGATGCTGAATTCTGGACTGTAAATCCGAAGTAACCGCTCACCGATTACAAACGCGCCGAACGCACCTGGAATCAGAAAGATCCCGGTATATATCAACGCATCATCTAGCAGATCTCTGACCCGGTCGTACTGGTTCTCCGAATCGAGAGCGCTAATTTCAGGGAAGAGGGTTGTTGCGATAGACCCTCCGACAATTGCCAGGAACGAAGAAAGCGTCCAAGACGCTTGATAGACACCGACCAATTGGTCGCTTACAAAGAGCCCAAGAACTAATAAATCTGCCCAGCTGAGAGACACTGATTTTAGACTACCAAGCCAAGAATATTGGGCGAAACTTCGAATTTCTGAGAAAGCCTGTCGAGTCGGAATGGTGAGTTCCGATCGGAGCATGAGTAGTCCCAGAACACAAAATGCGAGTAACGAGAGCGCGTGACCGTAAACAA is a window encoding:
- a CDS encoding polysaccharide biosynthesis C-terminal domain-containing protein; the protein is MREGKVAISHFAAQVIRSVAGFGTTFFIARYLGAGDLGIYSQALALLFWIKLPGGSITSAASKRMSESDTRSAAFFSAGLVILTLYAALVGVFMLLLRDYIDSYIGLDIALVLALLIAVNLIFDLVKSGFVGLKRVSISGWIGTAEQLLRLGGQISFVLAGFMVIGLVYGHALSLLAFCVLGLLMLRSELTIPTRQAFSEIRSFAQYSWLGSLKSVSLSWADLLVLGLFVSDQLVGVYQASWTLSSFLAIVGGSIATTLFPEISALDSENQYDRVRDLLDDALIYTGIFLIPGAFGAFVIGERLLRIYSPEFSIGNEILVILIAARMVHAFGGQALNALNALDYPDIAFRINGIFITTNVVLNVILVYQFSWYGAATATLLSSLLYFVISWREIILRLGGVEFPILEVGKQVVASTIMMLGLYPIISYTPPSNYLTIGLVGLGASVYALVLLGISKQVRAKVFSLLPASVNL